In the genome of Alkalibaculum bacchi, the window TTTATTTAGGAAATCGAATCTATACGGATAGAAGTGGACATGATGGTATAACGTTTTATAAATCTGTTAAATCATCCGGTCAATATACGAAGAGCAAAGTTCTCGTCCAAAACGTTGAACCTGCCTCTAAAGAGATTTCAAAAAAGTTACAGATTGAAGAGGAAAGTTCAGTGTTTCATCTAGAGCGGTTAAGGTATATAGGTGAAGAATTGTATTCCCTAACAGACTCTTATATTTCATATGATCTTTGCTCAGAATTATTGCAATACGAGTATTCTTATAGATCACTACATGCAACACTTGAACAATACGGCATTAAAATTATCAGAGCAAAAAAAGTATTAGAAATTAAACCTGCTTCTTTTTATGAAGCAATGCACCTTCAAATATCAGAGGGCAATCCTATTTCAGTAATGGAAACTATAAGCTATGATGAAAAAGATCAAGTAATTGAAGTAGCTATTTCTAAATCCTTAGCTTATAAGACACGTTATGAAATGGAAGTATATAATTAGTATTGTATATATTAATGCAAGGCTATAAAATAATAGCCTTGCATTTTTGCTTTGAGTTAATCTTTTTTTTATTCGTAAGACTGTACATCTAAAAAGATTATTGAAACCATAGCAAGTTCGTTAGGTGGAATGGTGATACCAAACTGTTGGCTGACTGGTGTAAGATTCCGTTCAATTGATTGATAGATCTCCTTGTTAGACTCTATAATTTTCTTTGTGCTTTTAAAAATCAGGGCTTCGTTTTTAACAACTCTTTCAATCATGAAAGAACAGTGATGAAGAAAGCGTATTGTAATCTCGTCTGAATAATCCATTTGTAATTCTCTATATATATTTGCTAAAGCAGATGTTAAAGCTCTGCTAGCTTTGTTCACATCTAAAAAAAGCAAGTTCTGGGATAAAACTTTTTGAGAAAATTCAAAAAGGAAATAATTTGAAAATCCTACTAAATTAGCAGAGTCGTTCATAGAGTCATGAAGGAAAAGTGTGGTGATATCCTTAAAATCGTCAATACTGCTTTCTTTCTTCTCAGCAATTTCTACTACATGAAGGACGGAGTTTAGCGATACTGGAGTAATGGATACGCATGGGATTCCCGTTTCTTCAAAAATATAATGATTTAAGTCCACCATTTGGTTTAAATCACTTATTATAACGACCCCTTTTCCCTGGTTTACTTGTTGAACCGTCCTTATTATGTATTGCAAAAATCTGCTGAAGTCTGAAGACTGAAATTCTTTTGTATAATTTAAGGCGTGTATACTT includes:
- a CDS encoding GntR family transcriptional regulator gives rise to the protein MEDEKRRPLYFQVKEKILKELEHSPYYSPLPGERELCETYNVSRPTVRKALKELEDDNMIVTLRGKGSFYLGNRIYTDRSGHDGITFYKSVKSSGQYTKSKVLVQNVEPASKEISKKLQIEEESSVFHLERLRYIGEELYSLTDSYISYDLCSELLQYEYSYRSLHATLEQYGIKIIRAKKVLEIKPASFYEAMHLQISEGNPISVMETISYDEKDQVIEVAISKSLAYKTRYEMEVYN
- a CDS encoding PRD domain-containing protein, encoding MVDLNHYIFEETGIPCVSITPVSLNSVLHVVEIAEKKESSIDDFKDITTLFLHDSMNDSANLVGFSNYFLFEFSQKVLSQNLLFLDVNKASRALTSALANIYRELQMDYSDEITIRFLHHCSFMIERVVKNEALIFKSTKKIIESNKEIYQSIERNLTPVSQQFGITIPPNELAMVSIIFLDVQSYE